Below is a window of Plasmodium sp. gorilla clade G2 genome assembly, chromosome: 14 DNA.
attttacataattttatattctctTCATCTAATAAAAGCTTTGATATCTTATCTAGGTTgtctaataataaatttgaaTTGTATGACCAGTGTGTGTATACTATTAGAAGTGTATACTTTActtcttcttttaaaatattattaaattcatcGAAATTTATAGAAACGATTTCCTTCTTAACTTCTTCATCTGTATGGCACAcacataattttattaaaaaaaaaaaaataaaaaataggaACTTTTCAATATGCATGGTATAAGGGAGCACGATGAAAAATCTCCAtaacttttttaaaaaaaaaaaaaaaaatatatatatatatatatataataaaataaaatattagtttgtttatacatatatatattatatatattatatatttatgatggaataaaaaacataaatgtggacaaaaaaaaaaaaaataagatatataatattttaagaaaataaaaaaaaaaaaagaaaaattaaatatatatatatataatatataggtgctattatttatatacagacaaatgtatatatatatatatatatatatatatatatatatatatatatatttttcaatacacatacatattgttgtaataaaaaatgtatattttattttttaatatcagtAATTCCATaagaaatttattattttttttattctttgcAATGAAAAATGTacaaaaggaagaaaaacaaaatgaacaaataaatgaataagtaaataaataaatatatatatatatatatatatatatatatatataatatgcatgtgtaaaattttataaatgtatatatataatattatatatatatatatatatatatatatatttatttatttatatttatagatatttttattagaaacaatgaatatattactataaaaaaataaagaaaaatatatatatattatatatatacaaataaattcgtaatttttttttttttttttaatgttaatGACAACACATATTAGCACATATATAGACACCTAAGTAATTTCTtcactttttaaaaaaaaaaaaaaagaaaagaatcaattataatataaagaaaacatgacaaaatatatatatatatatatatatatatatatatatatatatatatatatataataaaaacaattttttaatggtgtaatatgattaatatatatatatgtgtggtacaaaatatatgtatatattttatatatcctgattcataaaattttatttaaaaaaagaaaaaaaagtcatcttaattattaatatatgtatttaactaaaaatattataaatacatattttatatatgttcaattttattttgtttgtgatacaataaagaatatatggttcaacacatatatgtatatatatatatatataattaaagtctttataaaaaaaattatatatgtaatattaaatcattttattaaaaaaaataaattaaaaaaaaacccTCATCAAAGgaaatttattatcattaatatggtattttataattatatataatatatatatgtatatattattatatattaattaacaATGTAGTGTGgggttttaattttttttttttttttttttatttttataattttttttttttttttttttttttcttgttaaAATTCATTGGTCGCACAATATATTTTGGGGTCATAAGAAAaagtatgaaaaataaaaaaaaaaaaaaaaagtaaaaatttaATCAAATAGATAGTGATTCATATATGAATAGAATAATATAAGTATTCTATAAaaatcttttctttttttttctttttctttttttttttttctttccatTTCCttgattttaattttttttttatatatatgtgagagagtatatatttttgtgtcAATCACATTTtagatataaaattttatacttATGTAATATGCCGTTTCTCCTTCTTATTACCCTATggttacatataataatagtaatatataaatgtgtaaatatttttaaatcttCATATATACCGAATGCTGGAAATTTGTTAATacttgaaaataaaaataaaagaggaaagataaaattcattttaaataaaaataaagaggaagaaaatataaaaagaaaaatattaaggaaatatattatttattccaCTGGGGATGAGAAcgaatatgtaaatataaatgataattataaaatatttcaaaaaaaaaattttattaagaaATATCATGTAAAGGATGAAGaaattaaagaatatattgaaCAAATAAAACAGAATAGAACTAGTGGTTATGAACCTAAATTTCCAGAGGATACATTTCGAACCCCTGATGGATtatcaaatataatattagattataagtataaaaatgataatttaaaaattcataactattattattttttcctttattttttgaagaaATTACAGGATGAAAAGCAAAggaaaattaaattaaagaaaagaatGGAAGGGAAGGGCGATGAGTATGGTGATATTATAGATGATGATATTGACAATCGTCTGATAGATGTTCAggagtttttatttttgaagaAGAAAGGTTTTTTTGAGGGGGAGTTGTATACATGGAAAAATTGGGTTCTATTGAATAGAGGTGAATGGAGAGATACAATAGTATATGGTGACGAGgatgataatacaaaatgtaatgataataaaaaaggtagtaatagtagtagtaataCTTAcggtgatgataatatatataatatatataatatatataatatatataacatatataataattataataacgaatcatatgatataaaaactCTGAGACCGCTAGTAGAACccaaaatgaaaagaatgcCCATTGAATACTGGGGAAGTTTTCGAGCTATCGATTTTAACGTGAATCATTAtccaatatataaaaaattattcgattattttaataaaataaatgtaaatgaaaatgaagagaCAGGTAAATTCTAtcctttccttttttatccTCGTTTTAGTATTGGAAGGGATAGGGCAGGTCTAGGATATGGTGATGCTCAATATTTTGGTAATTATGGAGATTTTTATGAGAAGAGAAAAGAAagagaagaaaaattaagaaagagaaaaattGAAATTGaatcaaatgaaaatataaatgatatatatgataacaataatatgGATTATAAAAGTTATGAGAAAATATTAAGTAgtaatatacataaagaAACTTTTATTGATAAAGATGATTTTGGTCCGAATTTTATAAAGATTGAAGAAGCTactgatataataaaatatccaCAGAATGGTAAATTATATCAGAAATTTTATATTGGACCTTTAAATATTACTGATGGACATACTTTTGGatctttaattaaatatgttTGTCAGACTCAGATTTATGGATATGCTATTGTTgctataaaaatacataatatgaatgaagaCACCAAAATTGATAATGTGCAAGAAGATTTATTAGAAATCGCATTAAATATCTCAGATGTTTGTATATATagtaaagaaataaatttagAATCTAATATTCgattaatatttaaaggaCCCTTAATGTTAGTTGCTGGTATGATACCCTTACCTtcacatttaaatataataaacaaagaacattatatatgtactatTAAAGAAGGTGGATTTATAGATATCTCaataaaaatagaatatGGAAAAGGTCATTGGTTAACATATGATAAaggattatataaaagagaACGTGGATCAGATAATGACTGTatgaaaaaaagagaaataaaagaagtagtaaataaaaattatatgccTATTAGTTCTAGTTTTGGTGCATGTAGAATGATAAGATTAACTGTTCATAAAATAGCTACCAAATATTGGTGTGAAGATAGATGTGAATTTACTGATCCAAAACAAATGCTAGTTGTAGAAATATGGACAGATTGTAGAATGTTACCAAAAAATGTTCTTTTATAtggtattaaaaatattaaaaaaatattaagaaaatTCAGAGAAATGATTGTTAAAGATAATGATTTCACATTTCAAACAGAAgatgaagaaattaaaaatttatggCCAGCtattgataaatataaatatttacaaacAAGACAAAAAATGGAAGGAGGACCACCTATACATAATATTGATGAAGATGTTCTTAATCAACAAATAGAAACAAATAAATCATTTGATCCATTTTCTCAAGAAATTATGAATCCAAATAATTTTCCAAAACATTCAAATATACAATTACCTATACAAGACACACCACCACCTTTTATAGATACATTGGAGTGGTTAAAAATGGAAgtcaaaaaagaaaataagaaaaaaaaaataacacaaGGCAAAAATAGTAAAAACCAAATACATACAAATCaagataaatttaataaaaaaaaaaaatatgattatgATGAATATCTAAATCATCGTTTATCAGATATATTGGacgaaaaataaaaagaacatataaatatttatcattattataataaacatttttatgtcttttttaaaaatattttacattaaagctaaaaaaatatatatatatataaatatataatatatatattaaacctacatgtaatatttttttttgtgtttatatttatgtttatttatttatttgtttgttaatttatttttttatttttttgtgacTACAATTTTTTAGatattacattatttttactttttatttgttatatattaaactAATTTTATGATCACAtaagttttaaaaaaaaaaaaaaataataaaaatcaaaattaatatatttaaaaagttaAATGTCATAAAAAGggaatataaatacatataaatatatatatatatatatatattgataatattattttctatgtATCATGTTTCTTTACCGTCTTGTAAAAGTTTTTcccatatataataataaccaCTTAATTTAGGTATAATcaaatttatgtattttttattttctttgtaTTCATTGCTTATTACCCAGTAGGCATCTGAATAACTTATTTTACCACACAgctaaaatgaaataaaaataacaaataaggctatatatatatatatatatatatataaatatatatgttgaatGAATTATACATATCGCATTaattatgtaattttttttttttttttttttttttttttttcttataatgcATACCATGTTATCAAGTAATAGTTCCTTTGTGTTacctttatttatttcaagctttatataatcatttttgaaatgaaaagaaatatcTTCACAATTGGtttcttaataaaaataaaataaataaatatatatatatatatatatatatatatatatatgtacttgtttatattattttatttaccgTCATATATTGGTATATTCAATTCTACATATTCCAGAGATTCTCTCCAATCAAAactaaaaaagatatatatagataatatgtgagacaataaaaatattaaaaaacttgtaaatatatatatatatatatatatatatatattttattacgtATTATTGTTTAGCAGTGGTCCTTTTACAAATGGCATGTGTAGCAAACCTTTATActgtaaatgaaaatatataattacatatgttattttttattttttatttttatttttatttttatttttttttttctttcaataTTTACCTTTAACAACGATTTTGCCGTATCTGTAAaaggattttttttttgtttgtcaTCAATTttcattgtttttattttatcataaatatttgttatatttaatttatcttcTGGATAATTATCATCCTCAATTTCATCAAatgttttttctattttttgcATTATgtcatattcttttttaacatctggattttgtttttcatttatatcggTATTATAAAAAGCTTTCATTGCACATTGTTTTAATTTGTCGTCTGTCTTGTTAATAACTTCTTCAACATTTCtcatatctatttttttgtCTTGTTCTTCCATTctctttatttcttcttcttctttttctttggAGTTCTTCTACtcaaataaaacataatataaaaatatatatataaataaatatatatatatataaatatatatatatatttatatgtatttattatggTAAtgtcttatttattttatccatTTACTTCAATTTCTTTAAAAAGTTTGAGAGATTCTTCTCCATATTTTCCACTTTCTATATCGTTAATAAGATTCtacaatttaaaaaaatgataaaatcaTATGTTCATGGcacaaaattaattataaataaatataatatatattaaatatataacatgtacatatatatatatatatatatatatttatttatttatttatttaatcatTTTTACATCAAGTTCAGGATCAAGATCGTCTATTTCCTCAGGTTCCTTTTCATTTGGTTTACTTTTAatacaatattttatttttttattttttttattttttaataaaaatttaaatgtgTTTTCACATTTAATAAACGTGTAAGGTCcagattttttattatcatttaaaaatattttctcattatttaaaataaaacatgtgTACTTTTTTCTagcattattatatgatattatattaacaCACTTTAcaatatgaaataaataaaaaaatataataacgtGGATGTATATTATTCCTCTTAATATATGtgacataattttttttttcttaattcaTCGgaattacataatatatatatgtatatatatatatataaatatatatttttctatttatattttttattaatatgctaaaaaaaaaatatatatttattagttTTGTAAGTAGATCCTTATgttttaaaatgaaaataaaagtattaaGCACAAAGAACTTacaatttatatgttatacaTTATACACATTCcactgaaaaaaaaaaaaaaaaaatcaaataaatataaaataaaataaaataaaattggactatataaatataacatatatgttatatatatatatatatatatatattttttttttttttttttttttgtttttttttttttttttttttactcaAGTGTATTTACATTAAAAATATCGTCACATTAATATTAACTAAATCGACATACGTACAAAATTGTATAATaggtacaaaaaaaaaaaaaaaaaaaaatgtatgaacaaaaataataaaatatttaataacattataatttaaaatataacatacaaatatataataaataaaaataaaaatatatattatttttttttcattaaaaaaaaaaaaaaaaaatatttttataataaaaaattttatttaaaaaaataaaatataacaaaataacctacaacaaacaaacaaacaaacaaaaaaaatactttaaaaaaaatataacaatattctctataaatattatatcttttttttattgctacaaaaaaaataaaatacaaaataaaaatatatattttatatatatatttcctatTTTTGCTtactaaaattatataaatttatttctttcgaatatttttcttttatatatatatatgtatatttttttttttttttcaatattattataaggatataaattattttttcatatacattgaatatgatttatttcttatataatatcttatataaatataccattatatatttttgagcATATAccaatttgtatatatatatatatatatatattttttctttttttttttttcttttttttgccCCCTTTTTATTacgaaaaaatgaaaaata
It encodes the following:
- a CDS encoding DNA-directed RNA polymerase, alpha subunit, putative, which produces MPFLLLITLWLHIIIVIYKCVNIFKSSYIPNAGNLLILENKNKRGKIKFILNKNKEEENIKRKILRKYIIYSTGDENEYVNINDNYKIFQKKNFIKKYHVKDEEIKEYIEQIKQNRTSGYEPKFPEDTFRTPDGLSNIILDYKYKNDNLKIHNYYYFFLYFLKKLQDEKQRKIKLKKRMEGKGDEYGDIIDDDIDNRLIDVQEFLFLKKKGFFEGELYTWKNWVLLNRGEWRDTIVYGDEDDNTKCNDNKKGSNSSSNTYGDDNIYNIYNIYNIYNIYNNYNNESYDIKTLRPLVEPKMKRMPIEYWGSFRAIDFNVNHYPIYKKLFDYFNKINVNENEETGKFYPFLFYPRFSIGRDRAGLGYGDAQYFGNYGDFYEKRKEREEKLRKRKIEIESNENINDIYDNNNMDYKSYEKILSSNIHKETFIDKDDFGPNFIKIEEATDIIKYPQNGKLYQKFYIGPLNITDGHTFGSLIKYVCQTQIYGYAIVAIKIHNMNEDTKIDNVQEDLLEIALNISDVCIYSKEINLESNIRLIFKGPLMLVAGMIPLPSHLNIINKEHYICTIKEGGFIDISIKIEYGKGHWLTYDKGLYKRERGSDNDCMKKREIKEVVNKNYMPISSSFGACRMIRLTVHKIATKYWCEDRCEFTDPKQMLVVEIWTDCRMLPKNVLLYGIKNIKKILRKFREMIVKDNDFTFQTEDEEIKNLWPAIDKYKYLQTRQKMEGGPPIHNIDEDVLNQQIETNKSFDPFSQEIMNPNNFPKHSNIQLPIQDTPPPFIDTLEWLKMEVKKENKKKKITQGKNSKNQIHTNQDKFNKKKKYDYDEYLNHRLSDILDEK